CGCGGGGTGGCTGAGGCGGCGGCCCCACCGGACCTCCCGGCCACCCGCCGGGTGGGGGTCCGCCTCGCCCGGGAGCGCCGGGGCCTTGCGGCGAGCCGGTCGGCCACGCGCCGGGCGCTTGGCCCGGCCGGCCGGGCACGCCGCCCGGGCCCTGCGGCAGCGGCCGGGCGGCCGGTGGCGGCAGCGGCGGCCTCCCGGGTGGCGGCAGCGGACGGCGCGGGTCGCGCGGACCGGGACCCTGCGGGCCGTGCGTCATCGAAATGGACCCCCCGTGCGTTTTCCCCTGAAAGAACCGGCGTACCTGCGCTGATCACGCCGTTCCGGGCGTCAGCATAGATCGGGTGCTCTAGGGTGTGGTGCTGTGTCGAGGAAATGGGTGACAGCGGCCGCCGTCGCCGCGGCCGTGCTGGTCACGTCCGGGACCGCCGTCGCCGAGGACGGGCCCTCCGCCGGGCCCGTCCTGCCGGACGTGCCCGCCGACCAGGCCAAGAAACCCCAGCTGCTCACCGGGCAGGACGTCCAGCAGGCCGACGGCACCGTCGCCGACGTCGCCCTGAAGGTCCTCCGCGACGGCACCCTGTCCGTCACCGAGAAGGTCACCGTTCCCGGTGGCAAGCAGCTCACCTCCCGCGTCCCCCTCAAGGTCCCGGCGAGCGACGACCAGGACCGCGTCTTCCGGATCCGTGACGTCAAGACCGAAGGCGCCGCCACCAGCCAATTGACCGGCGACCAGCTCGTCCTCACCTTCTCCGGCGGCACCTCGGCCGTCACGTACACAGTGGACGGCGCCATCGCCGACCAGAGCGGCCGCCAGCAGGCCCGCTGGCAGGTCGGGAGCGGCTTCGACGCCCCGCTGGACAAGCTCACCGCGTCGTTCATCGCCCCGTCGCCCCAATTGTCCCCTGTGGACTGTTTCGCCGGGCCGCTCGGCTCGAGCCAGCGCTGCACCCTCGCCGAACTCGACCACACGGGCGTGGTCCGGCTCGAACAGAACGACGTCCGGCCCGGCGACCGCGTCGACCTGCTCGTCGGCCTGCCCGCGAACACCACCCCGGCCAACGCGAAGTTCGCCGGCATCGGCCTGCTCGCCACCGCCTTCGCGCTGACGCCGCTGACCGGAATCGTCTTCGCCCTCCTGCTCGCGTTCCTCGTCGCCGGCGGGATCTTCGTCTGGCGCCGCCGCAAGCAGGACGCCGGCGCGCTCCTCACCGCCACCGGCCCGGTCGAAGTCCTCCTGCGCGACGGCGACCGCGTCTTCTTCGCCAGCCCCGACGGCGTGCTGCCCGGCCAGGTCGGCACCGTCGTCGACGAGACCGTCGACGTCGTCGACATCAGCGCCACCGTGGTCGACCTGGCCGTCCGCAACTACCTCTGGCTCGCGGAAGTCCCGGGCCACGACTGGCAGATCGCCCGCCGCAACCCGCCGGACGAGCACCTGCACGACTTCGAGCGTGCCGTCTGCGAAACCCTGCTGCCGGCGGGCACCGACAGCGTGCTGGTGTCGCAGCTGCGGGCCCGCGGCGGGCTCGACCTGCGCCGGATCAGCGACGCGATGTACGCCGACGTCGTCACCAAGCGCTGGTTCTCCCGGCGCCCGGACACCGCGCGCGGGCGGCTGACCTGGCTCGGTGCCGGGATCTTCGCGCTCGGGCTGGCCGCCACCGCCGTGCTCACCTTCACCGTCGGCGACGCGCTGCTCGGCGTCGCCGTCGCCCTCGCCGGGCTCGCCGTCGCCGCGGCGGCCGCGCTGCTGCCGTCCCGCACCGCGCGTGGCCGGGTGCTGGCCGGGCAGGTCCGCGGGCTGCTCGACTACCTGCACACCGCGAAAGCCGACGACATCCCGCCCGCCGACCGCGAGCTGGTGTTCTCCCGCTCGCTGCCGTACGCGGTGGTCCTGGGCGACACCGAACGCTGGCTCGGCACGTTCGCCGGGCTCAACCCGGCGTCCGACGGCTCGGCCGGGCTGTACTGGTACGGCGGCATGGAAGCCGAGTCCGACCTGCGCCGGTTCGGCAGCCACTTCCCGTCCTTCCTGACCGCGCTCGACGGGCTGCTCACCGAGTCCGGCCGCGCCGCGGCGACCCGCTGACCGTGTTCGCCGCGGCGGTACTCGCACTCTTCCTGGTCGCCGCGCCCGCGGACCAGCCGCCGCTGCCGACCGTGGCGCAGAGCGCCGAGATCCAGCTCAAGGTGCAGCGCGACGGCTCGTTGTCGGTCGCCGAAGCGATCTCGGTGCCGCAGGGCACGACCATGGACCGCCGCGTCGCGCTGCGGGTTCCGGCGCCGCACCACCGCGACCGCGTCTACGGCGTCCGCGACGTCGTGCTCGAAGGCAGCGGGACGGCGAACGTGGACAAGGACGCCTTCACCGTCCACCTCACCGCGGGCACGTCGATCATCCGGTACACAGTGGACGGTGCGGTCGCCGGGAGCCGGGTCACCTGGGAGCTGGCCGGCGGCTGGAGCACCGAGCTGAAGTTCGTCCGCGCGTCCTTCGCGGCGCCGAAGATCCCGACGGCCGTCGACTGCCTCGCCGGCCCGCCGGATTCGGACTTCTCGTGCGGGGCCGCGCAGATCGACCACGCCGGGCTGACCCGGTTCAACCAGCAGGACCTCGCCGCGGGGCAGCGGATGACGGCGACCGTCGAGCTGCCCGCCGGCACCGTTCCCGACAACGCAGTCCTGGTCCCGGCCAAGACGGTCGCCGGCGCGTTCGTGCTCACCGCCCCGGTCGGCTGGGCCTGGGGAGCCTTCGGCGCGCTCCTGCTGGCAACGACCTCCTGGGTGCTCCTCGCCCGGAGGCGTCGCTTTCACGTGAAAGCGACGCCCCCAGGTGGGCACTTTCACGTGAAAGCGACGGGTGAGTTCGCGTCTCCGGAAGGTGTGCTGCCGGGCCACGTCGGTGTGCTCCTGCAAGGCTGCCCGGGGGCCGCCGACCTGGCCGCGACCGTGCTCGACCTCGCCGTCCGCAACTACCTCTGGGTGAGCGCCGAGGACGGCGGCTGGCGGCTGGCCCGCCGCAACCCGGTCGACGAGCACCTGACGGCGTTCGAGCGGGCCGTCTTCGACGCGGTCGTTCCGGACGAGCCGGTGACTCTCGCCGAACTGCGGCGGCGGCACGTCGGCGTCGCACCGGACGCGCTGTACGAGGACGCCGTCCGGCGCGGCTGGCTCGCGCGGCCGCCGGGCAAGCGCCTCGGCAAGCTGGGCCGCGCCGGGATCCGGGTCGTCTTCTACGGCCTCTTCCTGACCGTCCTGCTGGCGCTGACGGCCGGCTACGCCCAGCTCGGCGTGATCGTCGTGCTCGCCGGGGTCGCGGCCGCCGTCGCCTCGGCCGCTCTGCCCGCGCGGCGGCGGGCAGGCGCCGACGTGGCGCGGCGCCTGCGCGGCGTCGCGGAGAAGCTGGCGTCCGCCAAGCCGAAGGAGCTGACGAAGCCGCAGCGCGAACTGGTGTTCTCCCGGGGCCTGCCGTACGCGCTCGCTCTGGGCGAACTAGCGCCGTGGGTGGCCGCGTTCGGCTCACTCGATCACCCGCCGCCGGTGTACTGGCACGCCGGCGACGTCACCCCTGACCAGGCCGGATCCTTCGCGACGGCGCTCGCGGGCACCTTCGCCGCCGCGCGGCGCGGCCGCCTCCTCGACGCCGTCGGTCAGCACAGCCGTTCTCACCCGCCGGTCGGGACGCACGCGGGCGCCGACCCGTCGTAGGGTGGGGCCATGGCCGATCCCGAGCTCGTCCGATACACCCTCGACAACGGTCTGCGCGTGGTTCTCGCCCCCGACGCGACCGCGCCGGTGGTCGGCGTCAGCGTGCACTACGACGTGGGTTTCCGTTCCGAGCCGGAGGGGCGCACCGGTTTCGCCCATCTCTTCGAGCACCTGATGTTCCAGGGCTCCGAGAGCCTGGAGAAACTCGCGCACTTCCGGCACGTGCAGTCCAGCGGCGGGACCTTCAACGGGTCCACGCACCCGGACTACACCGACTACTTCGAGGTGCTCCCGAGCGCGGCACTCGAGCGAGCACTGTTCCTCGAAGCCGACCGGATGCGCGCGCCCAAGCTGACGGCGGAGAACCTGGCGAACCAGATCGACGTCGTCAAGGAGGAGATCCGGCTCAACGTGCTGAACCGGCCGTACGGCGGGTTCCCGTGGATCACCCTGCCGCCGGTGCTGTACTCGACGTTCCCCAACGCGCACAACGGTTACGGCGGCTTCGAGGACCTCGAAAGCGCCACGGTCGAGGACTGCGCGGCGTTCTTCGACACCTACTACTCCCCGGCGAACGCCGTGCTCACGGTGGCGGGTGACTTCGAGGTGGACAACGCCAAGAAGCTGATCGAAGACAACTTCGGCGACGTCCCGCACCGGCCGGCGCCGCAGCGGCCGTCCTTCGCCGAGCCGCTGCCGACCACCGAGCTGCGCGGCGAGATCGAAGACGCGCACGCCCCGCTGCCCGCGCTCGGCATCGGCTACCGGATGCCGGACCCGATCAACGACGTCGACGGCTACCTGGCGTACCTGGTGCTGGCCGGGGTGCTCACCGACGGCGACGGTTCCCGGCTGCAGCAGCGGCTCGTGCACCGCGAACCCCTGGTCGTCGACATCGGCGCCGGCGCCGGGTTGTTCGGGCCGTTCGAGGCCCGCGACCCCGACACGTTCACCATCACCCTGATCCACCCGCACGAGGTGCCCCGCGAACGCGTGCTCGCCGCGCTGGACGACGAGCTGGAGAAGCTCGCCGAGAACCCGCCGAGCGAGGAGGAGCTGCGCAAGGTCACCGCCCGCTGGACGGCGAGCCTGCACTCCGAGCACGACAGGCTGGTGTCCCGGACGCTGGCCCTCGGCTCGTTCGAACTGCTCTACGGCGACGCGTCGCTGGTGTACAAGCTCGCGGACCGCATGTCCGCCGTCACCTCGGAAGCCGTTTCGGCGGCGGCGAAGGCGCTGCGCCCGGACGCGCGCGCCGTGCTGGTGGTCAAGCCCGCTTCGGAAGGGAACAACGAGCAGTGACTTCTGCAACGCACCGCAGCGCCGAGGAGATCGGCCGCACCGCGCGGGGTCCGCGGCCGCTGCCGCCGCTCGGTGAGCAGCGGGCCGCCACCGATCTGTCCCATGTGGACACCCAGCTTGCGAACGGCCTGCGCGTGGTGGCCGTGCGCAAGGCGACCGTGCCGCTGGTCGAGGCGCGGCTGTGGATCCCGTTCGCGGGCGACGACGCGCTGCACCCGGCGATCGCCGAGGTCCTCGCCGAGACGATCCTGACCGGCACCGCGCGCCGCAACCGCATCGAGATCGACACCGAGCTGGCGCTCATCGGCGGCGACATCGGCGCCGGCGTCGACCCGGAACGCCTGGTGCTGACCGGGTCCGCGCTGGCCGACAAGCTGCCGACGTTCCTCGACGTCCTCGGCGACGTCCTCACCGGAGCGACGTACGCCGACGAGGAGATCGCCCGCGAAAAGGAACGGCTGGTCGAGCGGATCGCCGTCTCGCGGACCCAGCCGCGCACGATCGCGCGCGAGGCCCTGCAGAAGCACCGCTACGGCGACCACCCGGTGACGCGCGAAGTCCCGAAGGCCGAAGACGTCGCCGTCGTGACGCCGGACCAGGTCCGCGCGCTGCACCAGGCGTCGGTGCTGCCGCGCGGCGCGGTGCTGGTGCTCGTGGGCGACCTCGACCCGGCCGGCGTGCTCGACGACCTGGAGAAGGTGCTCGGCGGCTGGGCGTCGGACCGCTCCGCCGTCCGGTTGCCGCCGCTGCCGGAGCTGACCGGGCCGAGCGTGCTGCTGGTGCCGCGGGCCGGCGCGGTGCAGTCGCAGATCCGGCTGTCGGCGGAGACCGTGCCGCGCACCGACCCGGGTTACGCCGCGCTGCAGCTGGCGAACCTGGCCTACGGCGGGTACTTCTCGTCGCGGCTGGTGGAGAACATCCGCGAGAACAAGGGGTACACGTACTCCGCGCACTCCGGCTTCGAGTTCACCGACGGCACGGCGGTGGTCAACGTCGACGCGGACACGGCCACCGACGCGACGGCGCCGGCGCTGCTGGAGACTCGCTACGAACTGGGCCGGCTGGGCCAGGTCCCGCCGTCGGGCGACGAGCTGGAGTCGGTGCGGCAGTACGCGATCGGCTCGCTGCTGACCTCGACGTCGTCGCAGGCCGGGCTGGCCGGGCAGGTGCTGGCGCTGGCCTCGACGGGGCTGGGCCTGGAGTGGCTGATCGAGCACCCGGCGCGGGTGGCCGCGGTGACGGCCGAGGAGGTCGCGGAAGCGGCGTTGAAGTACTTCGCGCCCAAGCGGTTCACGGGCGTGGTGGTCGGTGACGCGGCCGTCCTGGAGCACAAGTTGCTGGCCCTCGGCGACGTCGTCGTGGGCGAGCCGGCCTGATGTCCGTCCCGTTCACCCTCGGTGCCCTGCCGACGTTGTCCCGGTCCACAGTGGACCGTCAGGAAGGCTTGCGCACCAATCCCTCGCGACTGACGTCGCGGTGGGCCGACGCCCGGGTCGTCCTCCTGGACGACACCGGGCGCACACCGGTCGTCGAAGGCTCGTCGACGCTGGCGTTCCGGAAGGCGGTCGATTTCGGGACCGCGCCGCCGCCCGACGCGGTGTTCCTGGGCGAGTGGCAGGACGTCGACTACTGGTCGCTGCCGGGTGGGCCGTCCGGCGAGGCCGACACGGTGAAGATGGCGGGCAGCTGGGGCTTCGTGGAGGAGGTCCCGCGCGCGGACGGCGAGGTCTGGGTCGAGCTGCGCGGGTACGGCGACCTTCTGGACGACACGTCGGCCGGCCTCTTCACCACGGCGCAGGCGTTGCGCTTCTGGCGTCGCCAGTCGAAGTTCTGCACGCGCTGCGGCCACCCGACGGAGCTGACCCAGTTCGGCTGGGCGAGCAAGTGCACGAACGACGGACGCGAGGAGTACCCGCGCACGGACCCGGCGGTGATCTGCCTGGTCCACTCGCTGGAGGGCACGAACGGCTCGCACGTCCTGCTGGCCCGCCAGCCGATCTGGCCGGCCGGGCGGTACTCGGTGCTGGCCGGGTTCGTCGAGGCGGGGGAGTCGCTGGAGGCTTGCGTGGTCCGCGAGATCCGCGAGGAGGTGGGGGCGGCCGTTTCGGACGTCCGGTACCTCGGGAGTCAGCCGTGGCCGTTCCCGCGGTCGATCATGCTGGGCTTCACGGCGCGGGCGGACCGTTCTGCTCCTTTGGTTCCCGCCGACGGGGAGATCGAAGAGGCGCTGTGGGTGTCGCGGGCGGAGGTTCGGGAGGCGTTCTCGAACAGCTCGCGGCGGGGCGAGGGCGCGCGGCCGACGCCGATCGCGGACGGCGCGGCGGAGATCATCCTGCCGGGGAACTCGTCGATCGCCCGCGTGATGCTCAAAGCCTGGGCGGACGCGGAGGAGTAGTCACGGCCAGAACGGCTCTGCCCCCTTCGCCGCCTCGGCGATAACTCGCCCATCCAGGCGGATGGTGGTCCGCTCGATTCCTACCTTCCGCCACTCGACGGCGAATTCGAACGCCTCCGACGGCAGCGGTGCCAGCCACAGCTGCCGCTCGCCCCGGTAGGACCGGTCGTTGCTCGAGGCGCCGCCGCCGAGCTCCACCAGCGAGCCCCGGTCGACGCGGAACTGCAAGCTCGCGTCGGCCGGGCCCGGGAGCCCGCCCGCGAGGACCATGTCGATGCCGGCCCACGTCGAGTCATCCCAAGAGCCGCGGCGAACCGCCAGGTGCAGCGTCAGGCTGCAGCCCGCCGGATACGCGACCACGTGTTGCAGCGCGATCACGGCGAGTTCACTCCGGGCCACGAACCGCGCGATCGGCACCGGGCAGCCCAGGATTTCGGCGGTCGGGTCCATCCTTCCAGCATCCTCGCCACGGCAACTCGATAACCCCTGACCAGGCCCGGGACCACCGGCGCAAGTCGTTCACCGGTGTTACGGCCGGATGGCCTACCACCGCCCCAAGCGTTACCCGGCCGTTTCTCAGGCCCGTTGACGGCTGTGCCCCGGCTCACTACAGTCCCCGGAAACCGTCTGTAAAGTATCCTAATTAAGTCCGGAGGGACGAGTGCGAGCCGGTAGCCCGCGGATGCTGCGCGAGATCAACGATCGCGCCGCGATCGAGGTCCTTCTCCGCGAGGGACCCCTCACGCGTGCCGAACTCGAGCTCGCCATCGGGCTCTCCAAGCCCGCCACCGCACAGCTCCTCACCCGGCTCGAGCTGGACGACCTCGTCGTGAAAGCCGGCGTCCGGGGTGGTGGCCGGGGGCCGCGGGCCCAGCTCTGGGCGGCCAACGGCAGCCTCGCCTTCGTCGCCGCCGTGGACCTCACTCCGCACGTCGCCGACTTCGTCGTCGCGGACGTCGCCGGCGTCGTGCTCGCCGAGTACCGGACTCCGCTGCCCGTCCACGAAGGCGCCGACGTCGTCGGGACCTTCGGGGACGCCCTCAACCACGTCACCGCGGAAGCGGGGATCACCCGGAACCAGCTGGCCCACGTGGTGATCGGCGCGCAGGGGGCGTTCGATCCGCGGACCGGCCTGCTCTCCTCGGCGCCGCACATCCCCGGCTGGCTCGGCTTCGACGTCCCGCAGAAGCTCAGCGACGACCTCGGCGTCGACGTCCTCATCGAGAACGACGTCAACCTCGTCGCCGTCGAGGAGATGACCGCCGGGATGGCCCAGGACGTCGACGACTTCGTCATGGTCTGGCTGTCCGAAGGCGTCGGTGGCGCTGTCGTCATCGGACGGCGGCTGCTGCGTGGCGCGACCGGCGGTGGCGGTGAGATCGACTGGATGCGGGTGCCCGATCCGGTCACAGTGGACACCGGTGACGTCTGGCCCGTGGCCGGCGCCCGGTTCGGCAACCTCGTCGACTCCCCGGCCATCTGCCGCCTCGCCGCCGCCCACGGCATCGAAGCCGAAACCGCCTGGGAAGCCGTGGAGAAAACCGGCCGCGATCACCCCTTCCTCGACGACCTCGCCAAGCGGGTCGCGGGCGGCGTCGCCAACCTCGTCGCGGTCGCCGACCCGCAGCTCGTGCTCCTCTGCGGTGACACCAGCCGCGCCGGCGGCGAGGACTTCGCCGCCCTGGTGCAGGAAAAGCTGCACGAACTGGTCCTGCCGCGCACCCCCGTCGGCTGCGCTTCCGTGCAGGGCAACGCCGTCCGCGCCGGTGCGCTGCAGTCCGCGCTGGCCACCACCCGAGTCGACGTCTTCGGCGTCGTCACCCCCACGCTCCTCGGGTCGCAGACCCGAGGACGAAAGCACCCGTCCCCGACCGAGTAGCCCAACCGATGAGGAGGAGGGCCATGCCCCCTACCACCCGGATCCGCCGCGGCTCGCTGTTAGCGGTCGCCGCCGCGGCGTCCGTCCTGCTGACCAGCGCCTGTTCCGGCGCCGCCGCCCCGAGCGGCGGTGACGCGTCCGCCGCGCCCGGCAAGGACGACAAGCTCACGCTCACCGTGTACTCCAAGTTCACCGACCGCGAATACGGCGTGGTCACCGCGGGGCTCAACAAGCTCAAGGCGAAGTTCCCGAACATCGAGATCAAGCACGAGGGCAACCAGGACGACGACAAGCTCACCCAGTCGATCCGCGGTGGCAACCCACCCGACGTCGCGATCTCCTTCTACACCGACAACCTCGGCGCCTGGTGCTCGACCGGCAGCTTCCAGGACCTCAAGCCCTACATCGAGCGCGACAAGATCGACCTGAACCAGATCCCGGACGCCGTCCGCAACTACACCGAGTACCAAGGCAAGCGGTGCGCGATGCCGATGCTCGCCGACGTCTACGGGATGTACTACAACACCGGCATGTTCGCGGCGAAGGGCGTCACCTCGCCGCCGAAGACGATGTCGGAGCTGTTCGAGGCCGCCAAGAAGCTCACCGAGTTCAACCCGGACGGCTCGATCAAGGTCGCCGGCTTCCTGCCCTCGATGCCGTTCTACGCCAACCAGGCCCAGTACTGGGCGCAGTACTTCGGCGCGTCCTTCCTCGGCCCGGACGGCAAGTCCGACCTCGCCACCAACCCGGGCTGGAAGGAGATGTTCGAGTTCCAGAAGAAGCTCATCGACTTCTACGGCGGCCACGACAAGGTCGAGAAGTTCAAGGCCGGCCTCGGTGACGAATACTCCGCCGACCAAGGCTTCCAGAAGGGCAAGCTCGCCATGATCATCGACGGCGAGTTCCGCACCGCCTTCCTCAAGGACCAGGCGCCGGACGTCAAGTACCAGACCGCGCCGTTCCCGGTGCTCGACACGATGGCCGACCACTACGGCGGCGGCTTCACCACCGGCACGATCATCGCGATCCCCAAGGGCGCCAAGAACCCCGGCGCCGCGTGGGAGCTCGTCAAGCAGGTCACCCTGGACACCGACACCCTGGTGGACATGGCCAACGGCCTGAAGAACGTGCCCAGCACCAAGGCGTCGCTCACCTCGCCGAAGCTGGACCTGCAGCCGCAGTTCAAGACGTTCCTCGACATCTACGACAGCGGCAAGCTGGTGGCCAACCAGACCACCCCGATCGGTGACGCGCACCTCAAGGCGGTCAACGACTTCGCCGAGAAGTGGCAGGCCGGCTCGATCCCGGACCTGACCGCGGGCCTGGCGAAGGTCGACGCACAGGTCAACGACGAACTGAAGCAGAAGGGCGCGGGGGGATGACGTCCACCGCCCTGCCTGTCAAGACCGACGGCTCCCCGTCCGCACCTGCCGAGGTGCGGGCGGGGGCCCGCCGGGCCAAGCGCCGCCGGACCGTCTTCTTCTTCATGGCCCCGGCGTTCCTCGGGTTCCTGATCTTCTTCGGCTACCCGCTGATCGCCACGGTCTACTACTCCTTCACCCGCTACGACCTGATCAACCCGCCGCAGTTCATCGGCTTCGACAACTACGTCCGGATGTTCACCACCGAGCCGCTCGTCGGCACGGCCGCGTACAACACGCTGTGGCTGGTGGTCGTCCTGACGGTCTGCCGGGTGGTGTTCTCCCTCGGCATCGCGTCGGTGATCTCGCGGCTGAAGTCGGGCGTCGGCCTGGTCCGGACGCTGTGCTACCTGCCGACGCTCGCCCCGCCCGCGGCGGCGACCTTGGCCTTCGTCTTCGTGTTCAACCCGGAGTTCGGCCCGGTCAACCGGTTCCTGCGGCTCGTCGGCATCGACGGCGGGCTCTGGTTCAACAGCCCGGCGATGTCGAAGCCCGCGCTGACGCTGCTGGCGCTGTGGGGCTCCGGCGAGCTGATGATCATCATCCTGGCCGCCCTGCTGGACGTCCCGACCGAGCAGTACGAGGCCGCCGAGCTCGACGGCGCCGGCCCGGTCCGCCGGTTCTGGCACGTCACGCTGCCGTCGATCTCGCCGGTGCTGCTGTTCGGCGTCGTCAACTCGATCATCTACGCCCTGCAGTTCTTCACGCAGGCGATCGTGGCGGCCTCGGCGAGCGCGGGTACAGCCGACGTCGCCGGCAACTCGAAGCTCATCGGCGCGCCCCAGAACTCGACGCTGACGTACCCGATCTGGCTCTACGTCCAAGGCTTCCGCTACTTCAACATGGGTTACGCGGCCGCGATGGCTGTGCTGCTGTTCATCGTCTCGTCGGGCTTCACGTGGATTCTCGTGCGGCAGTTGCGGAAAACTCAGCACCAGGAGGAGGGGGCATGAACATACCCTCGCGACAGCCTGTTCATGACCCCGACCGGGTGCGGGTGTCCCGCATGAATGGAGTGGGGGCATGATCACGCTGTCCGACACCGCGCGCAAGCCGCCGGTGTCCGTGCCGCCCCGCGTCCGGTTCAAGCGCAACTGGGACAAGCGGCTCTCCTACATCGCGACGCACGCGATCGGGATCGCCCTCGGCGTCATTTTCATGCTGCCGATCCTGTTCGTGTTCCTGACCGCGGTGATGAAGAGCGACCAGGCGATGACGGCGAGCCTGTGGCCGAGCGAATGGCACTTCGAGAACTTCGTGACGGTGTTCAAGAAGGCGCCGCTGCTGGAGTACTTCGGCAACAGCCTGCTGTATTCGGCGTGCGCGACCGTGGGCGCGCTGCTTTCGGCGATCCCGGCGGCCTACGGGCTGGCGAAACTGCGGTGGCGCGGGCAGAACCTGTTCTTCATGCTGACCGTGGCCGCGATGCTGCTGCCGCCGCAGGTCACCGTCGTCCCGCTGTACGACCTGTGGGTCCGGATGGGCCTCACCGGCACGCTGGTGCCGCTGATCGTGCCGTACTTCTTCTTCGACGCGTTCTCGATCTTCCTGCTGCGGCAGTTCTTCCTCACCATTCCGAAGGACTACATCGAAGCGGCGAAGATCGATGGCTGCAACGAGTTCCAGGCGATGTACCGGGTGCTCATCCCGATGGCCAAGCCGGGAATCGCGGCCACCGCGATGTTCTGCTTCCTGTTCACCTGGAACGACTACTTCGGCCCGCTGCTCTACACCGGCGAGAACCAGGACCACTGGCCGCTTTCGCTGGCGATCGCGTCCTTCCGCGGAATGCACCATGTCGAATGGAACATGACGATGGCCGCGACCGCGCTGATCATGGCGCCGGTGATCGTGCTGTTCGTGTTCGCGCAGAAGTCGTTCGTCAAGGGCATCACATTCACGGGGGTCAAGGGATGAAACTGGCAGTCGTCGGTGGCGGGTCCACCTACACGCCGGAGCTGATCGACGGGATCGCCGGCCGCCGGTCCACTTTGGACGTCGACGAGATCGTGCTGGTCGACCCGGACGCCTACCGCGTCGAGGCCGTCGGCGGGTTCAGCCGGCGGTTGCTGGAGCACGCCGGCCACCCCGCGCAGGTCCGGACGACGCAGTCGCTGGAAGAAGGCGTCGACGGCGCTTCCGCCGTGCTGATCCAGCTGCGCGTCGGCGGGCAGCGGGCCCGACGGTCCGACGAGACGTTCCCGCACGCCTGCGGCTGCGTCGGCCAGGAGACGACCGGCGCGGGTGGCCTCGCGAAGGCGTTGCGCACGGTGCCGGTGGTCCTGGACATCGCCGACCGCGTCCGCAAGATCGCCGGCGACGACACGTGGATCGTCAACTTCACCAACCCGGTCGGCATCGTCACGCGCGCCCTGCTCAACGAGGGCCACCGCGCGGTGGGCCTGTGCAACGTCGCCATCAACCTGCAGCGCCAGTTCGGGAAGCTCCTGGGGGTCGGCGCGGACGACGTCAAGCTCGTCCACACCGGGCTCAACCACCTGAGCTGGGAGCGCGGCGCCCTCGTCGACGGCGTCGACCGGCTGCCCGAGCTGCTCGAGGAGCACCTGGACTACCTGTCCCACGAGGTCAGCGTGCCCGGGAAGTGGCTGCGACGGATGAACGTCGTGCCGTCGTACTACCTGAAGTACTTCTACGCGCACGACGAGCAGGTCACCAAGCAGCGCACCGAGCGGCCGCGCGCGGACGTCGTGTCCGACGTCGAGGAAGAACTGCTGAAGATCTACCTCGACCCGGAGCAGAACACGAAGCCGGAGTCCCTCGAAAAGCGCGGCGGCGCGTATTACTCCGAGGCGGCGGTGCAGCTCGTGCACGCGCTGACCGCGGGTGGCCCGGCCGAGGAGCACGTGGTGAACGTCCGCAACGACGGCACGTTCCCGTTCCTGCCGGACGACGCGGTCATCGAGGCTCGGTCCACTGTGGACTCGAAAGGCGCGGCGCCGATCCCGCAGCCGCCGGTCGAGCAGAACTTCGCCGGGCTCATCGCGGCGACGACGTCGTACGAGTACCTGGCGCTGGAGGCGGCGCTGAAGGGTGGCCGCGACCGCGTGGCCGATGCGCTGCTGGCGCACCCGCTGGTCGGCCAGTACACCAAGGCCGACACCCTGGCCGATTCGCTGGTGCAGATCAACCGCGAGTACCT
This window of the Amycolatopsis balhimycina FH 1894 genome carries:
- the nudC gene encoding NAD(+) diphosphatase; amino-acid sequence: MSVPFTLGALPTLSRSTVDRQEGLRTNPSRLTSRWADARVVLLDDTGRTPVVEGSSTLAFRKAVDFGTAPPPDAVFLGEWQDVDYWSLPGGPSGEADTVKMAGSWGFVEEVPRADGEVWVELRGYGDLLDDTSAGLFTTAQALRFWRRQSKFCTRCGHPTELTQFGWASKCTNDGREEYPRTDPAVICLVHSLEGTNGSHVLLARQPIWPAGRYSVLAGFVEAGESLEACVVREIREEVGAAVSDVRYLGSQPWPFPRSIMLGFTARADRSAPLVPADGEIEEALWVSRAEVREAFSNSSRRGEGARPTPIADGAAEIILPGNSSIARVMLKAWADAEE
- a CDS encoding ROK family transcriptional regulator, producing the protein MLREINDRAAIEVLLREGPLTRAELELAIGLSKPATAQLLTRLELDDLVVKAGVRGGGRGPRAQLWAANGSLAFVAAVDLTPHVADFVVADVAGVVLAEYRTPLPVHEGADVVGTFGDALNHVTAEAGITRNQLAHVVIGAQGAFDPRTGLLSSAPHIPGWLGFDVPQKLSDDLGVDVLIENDVNLVAVEEMTAGMAQDVDDFVMVWLSEGVGGAVVIGRRLLRGATGGGGEIDWMRVPDPVTVDTGDVWPVAGARFGNLVDSPAICRLAAAHGIEAETAWEAVEKTGRDHPFLDDLAKRVAGGVANLVAVADPQLVLLCGDTSRAGGEDFAALVQEKLHELVLPRTPVGCASVQGNAVRAGALQSALATTRVDVFGVVTPTLLGSQTRGRKHPSPTE
- a CDS encoding extracellular solute-binding protein, with translation MPPTTRIRRGSLLAVAAAASVLLTSACSGAAAPSGGDASAAPGKDDKLTLTVYSKFTDREYGVVTAGLNKLKAKFPNIEIKHEGNQDDDKLTQSIRGGNPPDVAISFYTDNLGAWCSTGSFQDLKPYIERDKIDLNQIPDAVRNYTEYQGKRCAMPMLADVYGMYYNTGMFAAKGVTSPPKTMSELFEAAKKLTEFNPDGSIKVAGFLPSMPFYANQAQYWAQYFGASFLGPDGKSDLATNPGWKEMFEFQKKLIDFYGGHDKVEKFKAGLGDEYSADQGFQKGKLAMIIDGEFRTAFLKDQAPDVKYQTAPFPVLDTMADHYGGGFTTGTIIAIPKGAKNPGAAWELVKQVTLDTDTLVDMANGLKNVPSTKASLTSPKLDLQPQFKTFLDIYDSGKLVANQTTPIGDAHLKAVNDFAEKWQAGSIPDLTAGLAKVDAQVNDELKQKGAGG
- a CDS encoding carbohydrate ABC transporter permease codes for the protein MTSTALPVKTDGSPSAPAEVRAGARRAKRRRTVFFFMAPAFLGFLIFFGYPLIATVYYSFTRYDLINPPQFIGFDNYVRMFTTEPLVGTAAYNTLWLVVVLTVCRVVFSLGIASVISRLKSGVGLVRTLCYLPTLAPPAAATLAFVFVFNPEFGPVNRFLRLVGIDGGLWFNSPAMSKPALTLLALWGSGELMIIILAALLDVPTEQYEAAELDGAGPVRRFWHVTLPSISPVLLFGVVNSIIYALQFFTQAIVAASASAGTADVAGNSKLIGAPQNSTLTYPIWLYVQGFRYFNMGYAAAMAVLLFIVSSGFTWILVRQLRKTQHQEEGA
- a CDS encoding carbohydrate ABC transporter permease translates to MITLSDTARKPPVSVPPRVRFKRNWDKRLSYIATHAIGIALGVIFMLPILFVFLTAVMKSDQAMTASLWPSEWHFENFVTVFKKAPLLEYFGNSLLYSACATVGALLSAIPAAYGLAKLRWRGQNLFFMLTVAAMLLPPQVTVVPLYDLWVRMGLTGTLVPLIVPYFFFDAFSIFLLRQFFLTIPKDYIEAAKIDGCNEFQAMYRVLIPMAKPGIAATAMFCFLFTWNDYFGPLLYTGENQDHWPLSLAIASFRGMHHVEWNMTMAATALIMAPVIVLFVFAQKSFVKGITFTGVKG